One Zootoca vivipara chromosome 9, rZooViv1.1, whole genome shotgun sequence DNA window includes the following coding sequences:
- the LOC132592671 gene encoding uncharacterized protein K02A2.6-like, with protein sequence MATDSSFSPFKPASGDWEGYAARFNFLLQAKEVTNDAMKRATFFSVCGEETFEIARALLAPRDVATVSYKTIMERLKEHFSPQPSVVACRNAFYAKRQAPGETITGFVTSLRQAARLCNFSELENMLRDRLVGGLRDEMLQRRLYAKKDLTFQIALEEALATEAAERSTQEARPAPPSQPRVYHEDLTDESESDREEVHRVQRRTQAAHTPQQPRREGGNCASCGENHERRTCRFRNAECRQCRKLGHIARVCRARLTRRQASDDRPRSPRSHGTMHQGNSTEITDYQVFQLPHPSTEKIYIEVQIEGAPCRMELDTGSTLSIISARTLRELCPNGGPKLRPAPFTLRDFQKRKVPTMGVGTFRVQYRGRKQQLDLLVVKGPYVSLLGLAWFGPLGLAVTGVNRTSLQVDVDAICKEFPGVFDGALGRYTGPPIALQLDPAVRPIRHKARRVPFALKPRIDEELDRLVEQGVLEPVPNAPWETPIVTPVKPNGSVCICADYKCTINKALTAHAYPVPVVSHVLATLAGSKIFGKLDLAQAYQQLPVDEATAEAQTIVTHRGAFRVKRLQFGVSVAPGIFQNLMDSLLKGIPGVTPFFDDVLIAGPTPEEFEDRLRSVLHRFQTAGLKVKREKCLLGVPQVDFLGFKVDAEGVHPTGDKVRAICEAPAPKSKPELQSFLGLLNFYHAFLPHKAAVAEPLHRLLDKRAPWVWGQRQRAAFQAVKDLLVSNSVLAHFDERLPVVLACDASPYGIGAVLGHQLPDGREVPVAYFSQTLAAAERNYSQIDKEGLAIVKGVKKFHDFLYGRPFTIVTDHKPLLGLFAPEKQTPQVLSPRVLRWSIFLAGYQYALIHRPGKAMGHADALSRLPLPETGPDPAPAQEVMTLELLPDRPIQAQEVAHHSTKDRVISRVLDWVWRGWPSSSPGPEFAGYTNRKHELSAHKGCLLWGSRVVVPQPLRKRVLTALHETHPGVVRMKALARSYVWWPGIDREIEAWVQHCQTCQESRPDPPRAPVQPWESARHPWSRLHVDFAGPFQGKTFFIVVDSYTKWLEVALVPSTSTAAAIRVLRKLFATHGLPDTLVSDNGTAFTSEEFQTFTAQNAIRHIRSAPFHPATNGQAERMVRTTKDSLRRMTQGDWEYRLAAFLLAQHSTPSTTTGRSPAELLMGRRLATRLDRLHPDRAQDEVVVGKGRNPRTFVAQDAVYAKNFGAGPAWVPATVTKVTGPVSYEVLTEGGQCWRRHCDQLRRRFPGGTREESGTEGSQGDSRAVRPVEREGWAGEACITQGWDEVAQPLLLLIRCPATTSSCPKEEVCNHSHGEAMERQWDALSLVLL encoded by the exons atggcaaccgacagcagcttctcgccattcaaaccagcatcaggagactgggaagggtacgccgcccgtttcaacttcctcctgcaagcgaaagaagtcaccaacgatgccatgaagagggcgacattcttcagcgtctgtggagaggagacgtttgaaatcgcccgggctctccttgcacctagagatgtcgctaccgtctcttacaaaacaataatggaacggctgaaggagcacttctcaccacagccctcggtggtagcttgccgaaatgccttctacgcaaagcggcaagccccgggggaaaccataactgggtttgtgacctccctccgccaagccgcccggctatgcaacttctcagagttggagaacatgcttcgtgaccgcctcgtcggtggcctgagggacgagatgttgcaacgacgcctctacgccaaaaaagacctcacgttccagattgctctggaggaagccctggcaaccgaagccgccgagaggtcaacgcaagaggcacgaccggccccgccatcccaaccgagggtctaccacgaagacctcaccgacgaatccgaatctgacagggaggaagtacaccgagtacagcggcgcactcaagcagcacacacaccacagcagcctcgacgagaaggagggaactgtgcaagctgcggggagaaccacgagaggaggacctgtcgtttccgcaacgcagagtgcaggcagtgcagaaaattgggacacatcgcccgggtgtgtcgggctcgactcacccgtcgacaagcatcagatgaccgacccaggagccccaggtcacacggcaccatgcaccaaggcaactcgacggagatcacggactaccaggtattccagttgccccatcccagcacagagaaaatttatatagaggtacagatagagggagccccatgccgcatggagctggacacgggttcaactctatccataatctcggcccgaacattaagggaactgtgccctaatgggggtcccaaactaaggccggccccattcaccctccgggacttccagaaacgtaaggtccctacaatgggggtggggaccttcagggtgcaatatcgagggcgaaagcaacaattggacttgctggtagttaagggcccctacgttagcttactgggactggcatggtttggacctctggggctagccgttaccggggtgaaccgcactagcttacaagtggacgtggacgccatatgcaaagagtttccaggggttttcgatggggcattgggacgatatacaggaccccccattgccctacagctagaccccgctgtacgacccatcaggcacaaggcccgccgggtcccgttcgccctgaaaccccgcatagacgaggaattggaccgactcgtggagcaaggagtgctggagccggtgcccaacgccccctgggaaactccaattgtcacacccgtcaagcctaacggttcggtctgcatctgtgcagactacaaatgcaccataaacaaggctctcacggcccatgcatacccagtgccagtggtcagccatgtcctcgccaccctggctgggtcaaaaatctttggcaaactggacttggcccaagcgtatcaacagttgcctgtggacgaagccacagcagaggctcagacgattgtgacgcacagaggggcattcagagtaaagcggctgcaatttggcgttagcgtggcaccaggcatattccagaatctaatggactctctccttaaagggattcctggcgtcacccccttcttcgatgatgtactgatcgccgggcccacaccagaggaatttgaggaccgcctccgctccgtcctgcaccgtttccagacggcgggcctcaaggtgaagcgggaaaagtgtttactgggagtgccgcaggtggactttctgggatttaaggtggacgcagaaggggtccatccaaccggtgacaaggtacgggccatttgtgaggccccagcgcccaagagcaagcccgaacttcaatcattcttgggactattgaacttttaccatgcctttcttccgcataaggcagcggtagcagagcccctacacagactcctagataaaagggccccttgggtgtggggccagcgacaaagggccgcattccaggcagtcaaggacttgctcgtctcgaactcggtcttggcacacttcgacgagaggctgccagtggtgctggcatgcgacgcctctccctatggcatcggcgctgtcctgggacaccaactcccggatggaagagaggtgccggtggcatacttctcccagacgcttgctgcagccgaacgaaactactcacagattgacaaggagggtctggcaatcgtgaagggcgtaaaaaaattccatgatttcttgtacgggcggccctttaccatagtgactgaccacaagccgttgcttggcctgtttgcccccgagaagcagaccccccaagtgttgtctccacgtgtcctcaggtggtcaattttccttgccggctaccagtatgcactaatccaccgccctgggaaggcgatgggccacgcagacgccctcagcaggctaccactaccagaaacaggccccgacccagcgcctgcgcaagaggttatgaccctggagctgcttcccgaccgacccattcaggcacaagaagttgcgcaccattccacaaaagatagggtcatctcccgggtcctggactgggtgtggcgaggatggcccagcagcagccccgggccagaattcgctggctacacaaaccgcaaacatgaactgtcggcccacaaggggtgcctgttatggggaagcagggttgttgttccccagcccctccgcaaaagggtcctcacagccctacacgagacacacccaggggtagtgaggatgaaggcccttgccaggagttatgtgtggtggccggggattgacagagagatagaggcctgggtccaacactgccagacctgccaagaatcccgcccggatcccccaagggccccagtccagccctgggagtccgcccgacatccatggtcacgcttgcacgtggacttcgctggccccttccagggaaaaacattcttcatagtggtggattcctacaccaaatggctggaggtcgcactggtaccgtccacttctacggcggcagccatccgggtactacgtaagctttttgcaacccacgggctccctgacaccctcgtctcggacaatggaaccgcattcacgtcagaggagttccagaccttcacagcgcagaacgccatccgccacatccgctcagcaccattccaccctgccaccaatggccaagcggagcgcatggtgcggaccaccaaggacagcctccgccgcatgacacaaggggactgggaataccgccttgccgcatttcttctagcacagcacagcaccccaagcacaacgacgggccggagcccagctgaactactaatgggccggcgccttgcaactagactggaccgacttcaccccgacagagctcaggatgaggtagtggtggggaaaggcaggaacccccggacatttgtggcccaggacgcagtgtacgcaaagaattttggggcaggcccagcatgggtacccgccacagtcaccaaggtgaccggtcccgtgtcgtacgaggtactaacggaaggggggcaatgttggcgccgccactgcgaccagctacggcgacgattcccaggaggaacccgggaggagagcgggacagaggggtcccaaggggacagcagggcagtgaggcctgtagagcgagaggggtgggcaggggaagca tgcatcACCCAAGGCTGGGACGAGGTGGCacagcctcttctcctcctcatccGCTGTCCAGCAACCACTTCGAGCTGCCCAAAGGAAGAGGTTTGCAATCACAGCCATGGagaagccatggagaggcaatgggacgCTCTCTCGCTGGTGTTGCTGTAG